The following proteins are co-located in the Sardina pilchardus chromosome 24, fSarPil1.1, whole genome shotgun sequence genome:
- the slc2a3a gene encoding solute carrier family 2, facilitated glucose transporter member 3a, translating into MEGEPKPKQVTCYLLFSLTTAVIGSLQFGYNTGVINAPEQKLRAFFNSTWMERYGKPIEPGTCTIVWSLAVAIFSVGGMAGSFSVGVISNKFGRRKAMFIVNILAVIGGALMGLSTICSSFEMVIAGRLVIGLFCGIFTGLTPMYVGEVSPTPLRGAFGTLHQLGVVVGILIAQIFGLESLLGSDLLWPLLLSLTVLPAVLQCILLPFCPESPRYLLINLNQEDQARKALVRLRGTEDVSKDMQEMKEESVKMAMEKKVTIAELFRTSAYRQPLLIAVMLQLSQQLSGINAVFYYSTGIFESAGVKEPIIATIGAGAVNTVFTVVSLFLVERAGRRTLHLIGLAGMAVSTLLMTIALFLKNIESLSYLSIVAVFAFVAFFELGPGPIPWFIVAELFSQGPRPAAMAVAGFSNWTANFLVGVSFPKLEELCGAYVFIIFMAFLILFFIFTYFRVPETKGRTFDEIAQSFGGVPAAVDPSGEAPPPGDSAAMSDSPVKEKVPLIAANATANDVGSPGEDKTSSTTPLLAASSTDSKPTEAPAPSVKPAPAPTPAPAPTPAPAPASAPAPAKPAETTSTPASKPAAKPPVETVTPVATAPAAKPAAEVKKPAPQPAAETKSPAPKPAETKSAAPQPAAETKSPAPKPAETKSAAPQPAAETKSPAPKPAEAKSPAKPVEEPKAATPKAPEKETKSAVAPSAPAETKSATPSKPAAEVKSPAVPPAKETKSPAAPPAKEVKSSAAPPATEAKSPAAPPATEAKSPAAPPVTEAKSPAAPPVKETKSPAAPPATEAKSPAAPPVKETKSPAAPPATEAKSPAAPPVKEAKSPAAPPATEAKSPAAPPATEAKSPAAPPVKEAKSPAAPPATEAKSPAAPPATEAKSPAPPPVKEAKSPAAPPATEAKSPAAPPVKEAKSPAAPPSTEAKSPAAPPAVEPKAPAAPAAPPSAPPAAPASKSPAPAPAPEAKSPPAPAAPAEAKSPAAKPDVDAKSPAVPSAADTKVLTATPSTAEPKSPSPKPAEDGAPVAEKSSSAEKGKV; encoded by the exons atggagggagaaccg AAACCCAAACAGGTGACGTGTTATCTGCTGTTCTCACTGACTACAGCCGTCATCGGATCCCTTCAGTTTGGATACAACACAGGAGTCATCAATGCTCCAGAACAG AAACTGCGAGCCTTCTTCAACAGCACCTGGATGGAGCGCTATGGGAAGCCCATCGAGCCGGGCACCTGCACCATCGTGTGGAGCTTGGCGGTCGCCATCTTCAGCGTGGGTGGCATGGCCGGGTCCTTCAGCGTGGGAGTCATATCCAACAAATTTGGCAG GCGGAAGGCCATGTTCATTGTGAACATCCTGGCCGTGATTGGCGGCGCCCTGATGGGGCTCTCCACCATCTGCTCCTCCTTTGAGATGGTCATCGCCGGCCGCCTGGTCATCGGGCTCTTCTGTGGCATCTTCACGGGCCTCACCCCCATGTACGTGGGCGAGGTGTCCCCGACTCCTCTCCGCGGGGCCTTCGGAACGCTCCACCagctgggggtggtggtgggcatcCTCATCGCCCAG ATCTTCGGTCTGGAGTCTCTGCTGGGCTCTGACCTGCTGTGGCCGCTGCTGCTGTCCCTGACGGTGCTGCCCGCCGTGCTGCAGTGCATCCTGCTGCCCTTCTGCCCCGAGAGCCCCCGCTATCTCCTCATCAACCTCAACCAGGAGGACCAGGCGCGCAAAG CCCTGGTGCGTCTGCGTGGCACGGAGGACGTCAGCAAGGACATgcaggagatgaaggaggagagcGTGAAGATGGCCATGGAGAAGAAGGTGACCATCGCCGAGCTCTTCCGCACGTCCGCCTACCGCCAACCGCTCCTCATCGCCGTCATGCTCCAGCTCTCCCAGCAGCTCTCGGGCATCAACGCG GTGTTCTACTATTCCACTGGTATCTTTGAGTCTGCTGGGGTGAAGGAGCCCATTATAGCCACTATTGGAGCTGGAGCTGTCAACACCGTCTTTACCGTGGTGTCT CTCTTTTTGGTAGAGAGGGCGGGACGTAGGACTCTCCACCTCATCGGATTGGCCGGCATGGCTGTCAGTACCCTTCTGATGACCATAGCCCTCTTTTTG AAAAATATCGAGTCCCTGAGCTATCTGAGTATCGTGGCCGTGTTTGCGTTCGTGGCGTTTTTCGAGCTGGGGCCCGGTCCGATCCCTTGGTTCATCGTGGCCGAGCTCTTCTCCCAGGGTCCCCGTCCAGCTGCCATGGCTGTGGCCGGCTTCTCCAATTGGACCGCCAACTTCCTGGTGGGAGTCAGCTTTCCCAAACTGGAG GAGTTGTGTGGCGCCTAcgtcttcatcatcttcatggccttcctcatcctcttcttcatcttcacGTACTTCCGTGTGCCGGAGACGAAGGGTCGCACGTTTGACGAGATCGCGCAGAGTTTCGGCGGAGTCCCGGCCGCGGTCGACCCCTCAGGTGAAGCCCCGCCCCCGGGAGACTCTGCGGCGATGTCCGACTCGCCCGTGAAGGAGAAGGTGCCCCTGATCGCCGCCAACGCCACAGCCAACGACGTGGGCTCGCCGGGGGAGGACAAGACGTCCTCCACCACGCCTCTGTTGGCCGCGTCCAGCACAGACTCCAAACCCACCGAGGCACCGGCGCCCAGTGTGAAACCAGCACCTGCCCCAACCCCAGCACCTGCCCCAACCCCAGCTCCTGCCCCAGcttctgcccctgcccctgccaaGCCCGCAGAGACAACTTCAACCCCCGCTAGCAAGCCTGCCGCAAAACCACCGGTGGAGACGGTGACGCCTGTCGCCACAGCTCCGGCTGCCAAGCCGGCCGCCGAGGTCAAGAAGCCGGCCCCTCAACCAGCAGCGGAAACTAAAAGTCCTGCACCCAAACCAGCTGAGACCAAGAGCGCTGCTCCTCAACCAGCAGCGGAAACTAAAAGTCCTGCACCCAAACCAGCTGAGACCAAAAGCGCTGCTCCTCAACCAGCAGCAGAAACGAAAAGTCCTGCACCTAAACCAGCTGAGGCAAAAAGTCCTGCTAAACCAGTAGAGGAGCCGAAAGCTGCCACTCCAAAAGCCCCAGAAAAGGAGACCAAAAGTGCAGTGGCGCCATCGGCTCCAGCTGAGACGAAGAGTGCTACTCCTTCTAAACCAGCTGCAGAAGTCAAGAGTCCAGCCGTACCTCCTGCAAAAGAGACCAAGAGTCCGGCTGCACCTCCTGCAAAAGAAGTCAAGAGTTCAGCTGCACCTCCTGCAACAGAAGCAAAGAGTCCAGCGGCTCCTCCTGCAACAGAAGCCAAGAGTCCGGCGGCACCTCCTGTGACGGAAGCTAAGAGTCCGGCTGCACCTCCTGTAAAAGAGACCAAGAGTCCAGCTGCACCTCCTGCAACAGAAGCTAAGAGTCCGGCTGCACCTCCTGTAAAAGAGACCAAGAGTCCAGCTGCACCTCCTGCAACAGAAGCTAAGAGTCCGGCTGCACCTCCTGTAAAAGAAGCTAAGAGTCCAGCTGCACCTCCTGCAACAGAAGCTAAGAGTCCGGCTGCTCCTCCTGCAACAGAAGCTAAGAGTCCGGCTGCACCTCCTGTAAAAGAAGCTAAGAGTCCAGCTGCACCTCCTGCAACAGAAGCTAAGAGTCCGGCTGCTCCTCCTGCAACAGAAGCTAAGAGTCCGGCTCCACCTCCTGTAAAAGAAGCCAAGAGTCCAGCTGCTCCTCCTGCAACAGAAGCTAAGAGTCCGGCTGCACCTCCTGTAAAAGAAGCCAAGAGTCCAGCTGCTCCTCCTTCAACAGAAGCTAAGAGTCCGGCTGCACCTCCTGCTGTGGAACCCAaggctcctgctgctcctgctgcacctccttctgctcctccagctgctcctgcTTCAAAGAGTCCTGCTCCTGCACCAGCTCCTGAAGCAAAgagtcctccagctcctgctgccCCAGCCGAGGCCAAGAGTCCCGCCGCGAAGCCCGACGTTGACGCGAAGAGCCCGGCAGTTCCGTCTGCAGCCGACACTAAAGTTCTGACAGCAACGCCGTCCACAGCCGAGCCCAAATCACCCTCACCGAAGCCAGCTGAAGATGGCGCCCCAGTGGCAGAGAAGTCTAGCTCAGCAGAAAAAGGGAAGGtttag
- the styk1a gene encoding tyrosine-protein kinase STYK1, producing the protein MSNSTNNSTDPDDQCASGDRLCVVRVHQVELIVVPTLLMGMFLIVLLGLCILRFCSKKPAPAPSSPTDIHFENHHTATHGHRESHHQHHRSHNQHHGDHHQHHGDHHEHHRPTHNHHPHHGGHHEHHGPDHNQPHQQSQPHRHSQGHRHRSTHRRDRQHLQGIDAPPELNPLEHEVLPLRHSTPAPAPAVPRPPTEWQHGTFQVVRPLPLSFSVKADDVVTLYRARLDRRDVILRVLKETEDARDRQAFQGFANFLSELGPHPFLPSLMGVVFSRTPLITAIEELENRDLLGFLWKCRQDHPAEGPACDITERHIFTMSGHVASALEYLHSKNCVHGNIGARSVLVGRDLTAKLWGLGPAYRRMSQPTTPGPLEDMELKKWQAPEALARRPASQNSDIWSFGILLYEMITLGDPPFPRILANELLQHLQRGSTLKRPAHCSNSLYAIIKACCQWSPQNRASLAEVQRKLQSGERSANATTVLRVPEPLDIEKYMREAGYGESYNYAVL; encoded by the exons ATGTCGAACTCCACGAATAACTCGACAGACCCGGATGACCAGTGTGCATCTGGAGACAGGCTATGTG tggTTAGAGTTCACCAGGTGGAGCTCATAGTGGTGCCAACGCTCCTTATGGGCATGTTCCTCATCGTGCTGCTGGGCCTGTGCATTTTACGCTTCTGCTCAAAGAAACCCGCCCCTGCTCCAAGCTCACCCACGGACATTCACTTTGAAAATCATCATACGGCTACACACGGGCACAGAGAAAGTCATCATCAACACCATAGAAGTCATAATCAACACCATGGAGACCATCATCAACACCATGGCGATCACCATGAACACCATAGGCCCACTCACAATCATCACCCACACCATGGCGGTCATCATGAACACCATGGTCCCGATCACAACCAGCCCCATCAACAGAGCCAGCCACACAGGCACAGTCAAGGCCACCGCCACAGGTCCACCCACAGAAGGGACCGCCAGCACTTGCAGGGGATTGACG cTCCTCCTGAGTTAAACCCATTGGAGCATGAGGTCCTCCCACTGAGGCACAGCACCCCTGCACCGGCCCCTGCAGTACCACGTCCGCCCACTGAGTGGCAGCACGGCACCTTCCAGGTGGTCCGGCCACTGCCCCTGTCCTTCTCCGTGAAGGCGGACGATGTCGTCACCCTCTACCGCGCCCGACTGGACCGCAGAGACGTCATCCTCAGGGTGCTGAAAG AAACAGAAGATGCGAGAGATCGCCAGGCTTTCCAGGGGTTCGCCAACTTCCTGTCTGAGCTGGGGCCACACCCCTTCCTGCCCAGCCTAATGGGCGTGGTGTTCAGCCGCACGCCCCTCATCACTGCGATCGAGGAGCTCGAGAACAGAGACCTGCTAGGCTTCCTCTGGAAGTGTCGACAG gaTCACCCCGCAGAAGGGCCAGCATGTGAtatcacagagagacacatattCACCATGAGCGGACACGTAGCATCTGCCTTG GAATACTTGCACAGCAAAAACTGTGTCCATGGCAACATCGGAGCCAGGAGTGTGCTGGTTGGCCGGGACCTCACGGCCAAGCTATGGGGGCTGGGTCCCGCCTACAGGAGGATGTCACAGCCCACTACTCCCGGCCCATTGGAGGACATGGAGTTGAAGAAGTGGCAGGCTCCAGAGGCATTGGCTCGCAGGCCTGCCAGTCAAAACAGCGACAT cTGGTCCTTTGGCATTCTTTTATACGAAATGATCACCCTGG gTGATCCACCTTTTCCAAGGATCCTGGCAAATGAGCTCCTCCAGCATCTTCAGAGAGGCAGCACTCTCAAACGACCAGCACACTGTTCCAATTCACT CTACGCCATCATAAAGGCCTGCTGTCAGTGGAGCCCACAAAACCGCGCCTCATTGGCCGAAGTCCAAAGAAAGCTCCAATCAGGAGAGAGGAGTGCAAACGCCACCACAGTGCTCCGTGTACCCGAGCCACTGGACATTGAGAAGTACATGAGGGAGGCGGGCTATGGAGAATCCTACAACTATGCTGTCCTCTGA